A window of the Plutella xylostella chromosome 11, ilPluXylo3.1, whole genome shotgun sequence genome harbors these coding sequences:
- the LOC125489187 gene encoding uncharacterized protein LOC125489187: protein MDTMEMQQRMDTPPPVITTSYPIQQQVHITVGQNMNTVNVNVVSIGQPMTKVENCVVDNSDHQQNHQTHHTNDCSESKSHHHHHSSSKKDKKREAIDAQAREVIYKVIKFFESEKRNRGYAYPVENVMKRASAATGLSESTIKRIKRDGLKAEANNTKMSGPKKKRVRRTKVQLDYYQLCALRGIVNGYTNRKEVPTLSKILNTARIELNYKGGKESLRLILLNKLGIKFKKCEKKNKIKEEQQQMVNNVQTMHQQAPPPPTIHTNMQMHHAPPTLHNTMMHHQLPDLKHHQLSEMKAQTQEHEHCVYSSVLPTLIGL from the coding sequence ATGGATACTATGGAAATGCAGCAAAGAATGGACACTCCACCACCAGTCATCACAACCTCTTATCCTATTCAACAGCAAGTGCACATAACCGTGGGACAAAATATGAACACTGTCAACGTTAATGTCGTCTCCATTGGTCAGCCAATGACCAAGGTAGAGAACTGTGTAGTGGACAATTCCGACCACCAACAAAACCATCAAACTCACCATACAAACGACTGCAGCGAGTCAAAAtcccaccaccaccaccattCATCGTcaaaaaaggacaaaaaacgcGAAGCCATCGACGCACAAGCTCGCGAAGTCATTTATAAGGTAATTAAGTTCTTTGAGAGCGAGAAAAGGAATAGAGGCTATGCATATCCAGTCGAGAATGTCATGAAACGGGCCTCCGCCGCCACCGGGCTGTCTGAAAGCACGATAAAACGAATCAAAAGAGACGGACTGAAGGCTGAAGCGAATAACACCAAAATGAGTGGCCCTAAAAAGAAACGAGTGAGGCGAACCAAGGTACAACTGGACTATTACCAACTGTGCGCTCTAAGAGGCATAGTCAACGGATACACGAACAGAAAAGAAGTGCCGACTCTTAGTAAAATATTGAACACAGCCAGGATTGAGCTGAACTACAAAGGGGGCAAGGAGTCTCTGAGGCTAATCTTACTAAATAAGCTAGGTATAAAGTTCAAAAAGTGCGAGAAAAAGAATAAAATCAAGGAGGAACAGCAACAGATGGTGAATAATGTACAAACGATGCACCAGcaagcgccgccgccgcccacgATACACACGAATATGCAGATGCACCACGCACCTCCGACTCTACACAACACCATGATGCATCATCAGCTACCGGACCTGAAACACCACCAGCTATCTGAGATGAAAGCACAGACACAAGAACACGAGCATTGTGTGTATAGCAGTGTCCTCCCAACGTTAATTGGATTATAA